From Rhodothermales bacterium, one genomic window encodes:
- a CDS encoding TolC family protein: MFFGRQLFAVILLPVTFLAATELLAQDSADHRPGSTAPSSASASERILENIEEPALRELVGEILDRNPGVAAAKARARAAALEAPQVKALPDPVASLTAFLGTPETRTGPQRLSAGYFQGLPWVGKLALKEQAALYGAAALEAEVEAKELTLVTEARRLYHELSFLNRFEVITEEYRTHLLQHEEISRARYSTGVGLGQGVVKLQAEITKVERELLDIEARRVALSAQINALRDRSALASPPNDLLPEVLEIELDHSVLLETALRYRPELAAANARISRADALIRLAEKGYRPDFKVGLTYTIVDPRDDAPGRLQPPEGNGEDIIGLQGGITLPIWRKKLAAGVEEAVELERAAREARRDVAASIDSAVGDLTLRVPLSWRQLRLVEDLLVVQAEEALESAQAGYIAGTLNALDLLDAEHVLFQAHTAVARAKTDYLVGIAKLEGALGESLSNTTTTE, from the coding sequence GCTGATCATCGTCCGGGCTCAACGGCCCCATCCAGCGCGTCCGCTTCGGAGCGGATCCTGGAGAACATTGAAGAACCTGCTCTGCGGGAGTTGGTAGGCGAGATCCTGGATCGAAACCCAGGTGTTGCTGCTGCGAAGGCCCGAGCTCGAGCGGCGGCTCTCGAGGCGCCTCAAGTCAAGGCGCTTCCAGACCCGGTTGCCAGCTTGACCGCGTTCTTGGGAACGCCTGAAACCCGAACGGGCCCTCAGCGTCTCTCAGCGGGCTACTTCCAGGGGCTGCCGTGGGTCGGGAAGCTGGCTCTCAAGGAGCAAGCAGCCCTCTACGGCGCCGCGGCGTTAGAAGCGGAGGTCGAGGCGAAGGAGTTGACGCTGGTCACAGAGGCCAGGCGTCTTTACCACGAGCTTTCATTTCTCAATCGGTTCGAGGTGATTACGGAGGAGTACCGCACGCACCTGCTGCAGCATGAGGAAATCTCCCGAGCCCGCTACTCGACAGGAGTTGGACTGGGCCAAGGTGTTGTGAAGCTCCAAGCGGAGATCACGAAGGTCGAAAGAGAACTGCTAGACATCGAAGCGAGACGTGTGGCGCTCTCGGCGCAGATCAATGCGCTTCGTGACCGCTCGGCGTTGGCCTCGCCGCCGAATGATCTCTTGCCTGAGGTGCTGGAGATTGAGCTGGATCACAGTGTTCTTCTCGAAACAGCTCTCCGCTATCGACCGGAGCTTGCCGCAGCGAACGCCAGGATTTCGCGCGCTGACGCTCTGATCCGGCTGGCCGAAAAAGGCTACCGGCCAGACTTCAAGGTTGGATTGACCTACACGATTGTCGATCCGCGCGACGATGCGCCGGGCCGACTTCAGCCCCCAGAAGGGAACGGCGAGGACATCATCGGGCTTCAGGGTGGGATCACTCTCCCGATCTGGCGCAAGAAGCTCGCGGCGGGAGTGGAAGAAGCCGTCGAGCTCGAGCGCGCCGCAAGAGAGGCCAGGCGGGACGTCGCTGCCTCGATTGACTCTGCTGTTGGCGATCTGACCCTTCGGGTGCCGCTCAGCTGGCGCCAGCTGCGGCTTGTCGAAGACCTCCTGGTTGTTCAGGCGGAAGAGGCCCTCGAATCTGCCCAGGCCGGATACATCGCCGGGACCCTGAATGCCCTGGATCTGTTGGATGCGGAACATGTGCTCTTCCAGGCACATACCGCAGTGGCCCGCGCCAAGACCGACTATCTCGTCGGCATAGCGAAGCTCGAGGGAGCACTTGGCGAATCTCTATCGAACACGACAACTACGGAGTGA